One Tachysurus fulvidraco isolate hzauxx_2018 chromosome 2, HZAU_PFXX_2.0, whole genome shotgun sequence DNA segment encodes these proteins:
- the acd gene encoding adrenocortical dysplasia protein homolog, protein MRRCRTESEPTPWIEQMIQNYSKEQQRCSSVRAHVVGVSDLTESQRTDVSDACMLFLSDGTVFIPAVLSASAWEHMQELEERDTFSGLDNTTVSVRKFQLNFHMDPELTNCQFYLTINQIVTVGRVSRHHRPPSCTMLPSVRQQILKTWRSLMKESSITSVCSQSGLPLSCLMGAWHNDIIMDLLNDAIKKIATPSAGHLGTATPTHWHRERLRCKGEESFSTPVSHLLIPEEQREMLTADPGVSSLSETPSGLVPPQVAEPMTSPITMQDRGGDSSTPASDRLEDGHLLTQNNTKAGLSEVWCGGGGGENGDRESPWDLFDPADDLIRTSPCSLECHAEPLLQLDSRSQLVNESKIIGPSLQRPHPSLPSPTHRSDLTTTDLHQEPTITHTAAVCVEEKSLTEAPQKIPGHMSHTPPNKKSRVHSDGSSFSYTYDPCPNVTLDLSQFKVPERLVQWAVAYLGTPRHTLIVSSGVELREVPMLK, encoded by the exons ATGCGGCGCTGCAGGACTGAGAGTGAACCGACTCCGTGGATCGAGCAGATGATTCAGAACTACAGCAAAGAGCAGCAGCGCTGTTCGAGCGTCAGAGCTCATGTAGTCGGG gtGAGCGACTTGACCGAGTCTCAGCGCACGGATGTGAGTGATGCTTGCATGCTGTTCCTGTCAGATGGGACCGTGTTCATCCCTGCGGTGCTCAGTGCCTCAGCCTGGGAGCACATGCAGGA gttagAGGAGAGAGACACGTTTTCAGGGCTGGACAACACGACGGTGTCGGTGCGAAAATTCCAGCTGAACTTCCACATGGACCCAGAACTG ACGAACTGTCAGTTTTATCTCACTATTAATCAGATCGTCACTGTGGGTCGAGTCAGTAGACATCACCGTCCCCCGAGCTG CACAATGCTGCCATCAGTCAGGCAACAAATCCTGAAGACGTGgcg CTCCCTCATGAAGGAGAGTTCAATCACTTCTGTGTGCTCACAGTCAG GACTCCCGCTTTCCTGTTTGATGGGGGCGTGGCACAATGACATCATCATGGACCTCCTGAATGATGCAATCAAGAAAATAGCCACACCCTCTGCAGGTCACCTGGGGACAGCCACGCCCACACATTGGCACCGAGAGAGGCTTCGCTGCAAG GGTGAGGAGAGTTTCAGCACTCCTGTGTCTCATCTCCTGATCCCAGAGGAGCAGAGGGAGATGTTGACAGCTGATCCCG GTGTGTCGAGTTTGAGCGAAACTCCAAGTGGTCTGGTGCCTCCGCAAGTAGCTGAACCAATGACATCGCCAATCACTATGCAAGATAGGGGCGGAGACTCGTCTACCCCGGCGTCCGATAGGCTGGAAGATGGGCATCTGCTCACCCAGAATAACACCAAAGCAG GTCTCTCAGAGGTTTggtgtggaggaggaggaggagagaacgGGGACCGAGAGAGCCCCTGGGATTTATTCGATCCTGCTGATGACCTGATCCGAACCTCCCCATGTTCTTTAGagt GTCATGCTGAGCCGCTCTTACAGCTGGACAGTCGCTCTCAGCTTGTTAACGAGTCCAAGATCATTGGTCCATCTCTTCAAAGACCACACCCATCTCTGCCTAGCCCCACCCACCGGAGTGACCTGACAACCACAGACCTGCATCAGGAgccaacaatcacacacactgcagccgtGTGTGTAGAAGAAAAATCCCTAACAGAAGCTCCCCAAAAAATACCAGGCCACATGTCGCACACCCCTCCCAATAAAAAGAGCAGA GTCCATTCAGACGGAAGCAGTTTCTCATACACATATGATCCTTGTCCAAACGTCACGTTGGATCTCAGCCAGTTCAA